Proteins encoded by one window of Capra hircus breed San Clemente chromosome 8, ASM170441v1, whole genome shotgun sequence:
- the LOC108636595 gene encoding interferon tau-like: MLPCGIDQWLFISSVMTLMMKDIRFPQEQVSGGQLQEAQAISVLHEMLQQSFNLFHTERASAAWDTTLLEQLRTGLHQQLDDLDACLGQVMGEEDSALGRTGPTLAVKRYFQGIHVYLQEKEYSDRAWETGRVEITRRFLCQQVPKKTQEVRRNLILSDSCPSSGSSLFSLFQNSNFCLSYERV, encoded by the exons ATGCTTCCTTGTGGAATTGACCAGTGGCTCTTCATCTCCTCAGTGATGACACTCATGAT GAAAGACATCAGATTCCCTCAGGAGCAGGTGAGTGGCGGCCAgctccaggaggcccaggccatCTCTGTGCTCCACGAGATGCTCCAGCAGAGCTTCAACCTCTTCCACACAGAGCGCGCCTCTGCTGCCTGGGACACCACCCTCCTGGAGCAGCTCCGCACTGGACTCCATCAGCAGCTGGACGACCTGGACGCCTGCCTGGGGCaggtgatgggagaggaagaCTCTGCCCTGGGAAGGACGGGCCCCACCCTGGCCGTGAAGAGGTACTTCCAGGGCATCCATGTCTACCTGCAAGAGAAGGAATACAGCGACCGCGCCTGGGAAACTGGCAGAGTGGAAATCACGAGGCGCTTTCTGTGTCAACAAGTTCCTAAGAAAACTCAGGAAGTTAGAAGGAACCTGATCCTCAGTGACTCGTGTCCTAGCTCAGGCTCTTCATTGTTCAGTCTTTTCCAAAACTCCAATTTCTGCCTCAGCTATGAGAGAGTTTGA